The proteins below come from a single Archangium lipolyticum genomic window:
- a CDS encoding GumC family protein yields the protein MERGMTADQVLKALWRRKVLVGAIVLGVFAVGAAIVLSQPKVYEATAVVRVQPQRPGEEMVQRTVSELVEQRLLTVRQELMSRPVLQRAIEEMNLYPEIVSEDGIEAAVTRMRKDLTVRVEGESAFELTYASHDPQVAAQVANRLPQLFSEQALKSRQEQAARATQLFQDELTSLSKSVTDWERKIAQFKVDHLGELPEQLEMNMRGLERVGALLQTKSEELRVAEARRSELARARNAADSEAGRLESAEHSLTQQLVAARSSWTGDHPEVKRLSQELSSMRERRKDAESRQWVERQERARVSDLIATIQKDIDALHQQAGDYQKRLDRTPQWAHELGVLQRDYEIARTKYQSVVSRRVEAEIAQDLEMKSAESLFHVVSPAGVPTIAARPDRVSGMIIAFLVALGLGVLITVVLEMRDDSIRDTEELRDRLPLPVLAVVPNMQGKAEKRVLMPATGVRNGVVPPSSSDSPLN from the coding sequence ATGGAGCGTGGGATGACGGCAGACCAGGTGCTGAAGGCACTGTGGCGCCGAAAGGTGCTGGTCGGGGCCATCGTGCTGGGAGTGTTCGCGGTGGGAGCCGCCATCGTGTTGAGCCAGCCGAAGGTGTACGAGGCGACGGCGGTGGTGCGAGTGCAGCCGCAGCGGCCGGGTGAGGAGATGGTGCAGCGCACCGTCAGTGAGCTGGTGGAGCAGCGCCTGCTCACCGTCCGCCAGGAGTTGATGTCCCGCCCCGTCCTTCAGCGGGCCATCGAGGAGATGAACCTCTATCCGGAGATCGTCTCCGAGGACGGCATCGAGGCCGCCGTCACCCGCATGCGCAAGGATCTCACCGTGCGCGTGGAGGGGGAGAGCGCCTTCGAGCTGACGTACGCGAGTCATGATCCTCAAGTGGCCGCGCAGGTGGCCAACCGGCTGCCGCAGCTGTTCTCCGAGCAGGCGCTCAAGTCGCGCCAGGAGCAGGCGGCCCGGGCCACGCAGCTCTTCCAGGACGAGCTGACGTCGCTCTCCAAGAGCGTCACCGACTGGGAGCGGAAGATCGCCCAGTTCAAGGTGGATCACCTGGGTGAGCTGCCCGAGCAGCTGGAGATGAACATGCGCGGGCTGGAGCGCGTGGGCGCGCTGCTGCAGACGAAGTCCGAGGAGCTGCGCGTGGCCGAGGCCCGCCGCTCCGAGCTGGCGCGGGCTCGCAATGCCGCGGACAGCGAGGCGGGCCGTCTCGAGTCCGCCGAGCACTCGCTCACCCAGCAGCTGGTGGCCGCCCGCTCCTCGTGGACGGGGGATCACCCCGAGGTGAAGCGGCTGTCCCAGGAGCTCTCCTCCATGCGTGAGAGGCGCAAGGACGCCGAGAGCCGCCAGTGGGTGGAGCGTCAGGAGCGCGCTCGTGTGAGCGACCTCATCGCCACCATCCAGAAGGACATCGACGCCCTGCACCAGCAGGCCGGTGACTACCAGAAGCGGCTGGACCGCACCCCGCAGTGGGCCCACGAGCTGGGCGTGCTGCAGCGCGACTACGAGATCGCCCGCACCAAGTACCAGAGCGTGGTGTCCCGCCGCGTGGAGGCGGAGATCGCCCAGGATCTGGAGATGAAGAGCGCCGAGAGCCTCTTCCACGTCGTGTCCCCGGCGGGCGTGCCGACGATCGCCGCCAGGCCGGACCGGGTGAGCGGGATGATCATCGCCTTCCTGGTGGCCCTGGGCCTGGGGGTGCTCATCACGGTGGTGCTGGAGATGCGTGACGACAGCATCCGCGACACCGAGGAGCTGCGCGACCGCCTGCCCCTCCCCGTGCTCGCGGTGGTCCCGAACATGCAAGGCAA